Proteins co-encoded in one Desulfotignum phosphitoxidans DSM 13687 genomic window:
- a CDS encoding BrnA antitoxin family protein — translation MKAEYDFRKGKRGEVLPQAGNKIRITIRLDRDIVDWFRSKVEEQGGGNYQSMLNDALRKHIEYQDQPLEEVLRRVVREELRASQ, via the coding sequence ATGAAAGCGGAATATGATTTCCGCAAAGGCAAGCGTGGTGAAGTCCTCCCTCAAGCGGGGAATAAAATCAGGATAACCATCAGGCTTGACCGTGATATTGTCGATTGGTTCCGATCCAAAGTTGAGGAACAAGGAGGGGGAAACTATCAGTCGATGCTCAATGACGCCCTAAGAAAACACATTGAATACCAAGATCAACCCCTTGAAGAGGTTCTTCGTCGTGTTGTACGGGAGGAGTTACGCGCATCCCAATAA
- a CDS encoding addiction module protein: protein MQNAIEIKYLTREEKLRMVDALWADLLSEEELLESPAWHKAALQETEKRLEEGKERILDWHTAKKEMRKHFE from the coding sequence ATGCAGAATGCAATAGAAATAAAATACCTTACCAGAGAAGAAAAACTCAGGATGGTGGATGCCTTGTGGGCGGATTTGTTATCAGAAGAGGAACTCCTCGAATCACCCGCCTGGCATAAGGCCGCTCTTCAGGAAACAGAGAAGCGCCTTGAAGAGGGTAAAGAGAGAATTCTGGATTGGCATACGGCCAAAAAAGAAATGCGGAAACACTTTGAATGA
- a CDS encoding type II toxin-antitoxin system RelE family toxin, with the protein MAGYKIFFKKSVWKDFKAIPDKDLNKILQSIESLGEDPRQPGSKKLSGQERYRFRVGRYRIIYSIQDEELTIWVVKVGHRKNVYR; encoded by the coding sequence ATGGCCGGATATAAAATATTTTTCAAAAAATCAGTTTGGAAAGATTTTAAAGCAATTCCGGATAAAGATTTAAACAAAATTCTTCAATCAATTGAATCTTTGGGCGAGGATCCACGCCAACCTGGAAGTAAAAAATTGAGCGGTCAGGAAAGATATCGGTTTCGGGTGGGGCGATATCGTATTATTTATTCCATTCAGGATGAAGAACTAACTATTTGGGTCGTGAAGGTGGGGCATCGGAAAAATGTTTATCGTTAA
- a CDS encoding type II toxin-antitoxin system RelB/DinJ family antitoxin, producing MTRTATIQTRVDPAVKQNAQIILKKLNISMSEAISMYLSQITLHNGIPFDIKLPNDLTDKVLKDSEQGKNLHKADSVDDLFLELDS from the coding sequence ATGACAAGAACAGCAACCATACAAACCCGTGTTGATCCAGCGGTAAAACAAAACGCGCAAATCATATTAAAAAAATTGAATATTTCGATGTCAGAGGCGATTTCAATGTACCTGTCTCAGATAACCTTACATAATGGAATTCCATTTGACATCAAACTCCCCAATGACCTTACCGACAAAGTGCTAAAGGATTCGGAACAAGGTAAAAACCTTCATAAAGCGGATTCCGTTGATGATTTATTTCTGGAGCTTGATAGTTGA
- a CDS encoding DUF3427 domain-containing protein — protein sequence MLHFRDIKAYALLITFQKTEKEFSPTTMYADYPISRSLLHWESQSNTALDSPTGQNLVHHQDRGLYHPGVCPAEEKTQPVHGAVRVFRTGQACQPSKRTAHPDGMAAAVSHACGDV from the coding sequence GTGCTGCATTTCAGGGATATCAAGGCCTATGCCCTCCTGATCACCTTCCAGAAAACCGAAAAAGAGTTTTCCCCCACCACCATGTATGCGGATTATCCCATCAGCCGGTCCCTGCTGCACTGGGAATCCCAGTCCAACACGGCCCTGGATTCACCCACGGGGCAGAACCTGGTGCATCACCAGGACCGGGGGTTATACCATCCTGGTGTTTGCCCGGCCGAAGAAAAAACACAACCAGTGCACGGTGCCGTTCGTGTTTTTAGGACCGGCCAGGCATGTCAGCCATCAAAAAGAACAGCCCATCCAGATGGTATGGCAGCTGCGGTATCCCATGCCTGTGGAGATGTTTGA
- a CDS encoding MBL fold metallo-hydrolase: MIDTGLSHMEKEVAGIAQEKKIDRIYLTHHHEDHSGNAAHINQSIGADVYGHSLTAEKLKNPYSILPYQKYVWGRTTPVRVKRFPQTIETPSGKMIPVHTPGHAKDHTVFFLPEKGVLFSGDLYLADHIKFFRSDENMGIQIESLKKLTHLDFNTLLCGHNPRQKNGRKHIQSKLEFMENLYGNIVYLWKKGLPEKQIFNDLKLKEAWFTKYFCFGNVSMMNGVRSAIRHYESQN; encoded by the coding sequence ATGATTGATACAGGTCTTTCCCATATGGAAAAAGAAGTGGCCGGCATTGCACAGGAAAAGAAAATCGATCGGATTTATCTGACGCATCACCATGAAGACCATTCAGGAAATGCAGCACATATTAACCAGTCTATCGGTGCAGACGTATACGGACACAGCCTGACCGCAGAAAAACTTAAAAACCCCTATTCCATTTTACCTTATCAGAAATATGTCTGGGGCAGGACAACGCCGGTACGTGTAAAAAGATTTCCGCAGACCATTGAAACACCATCAGGCAAAATGATTCCTGTCCATACGCCGGGTCATGCAAAGGATCATACGGTTTTTTTTCTGCCTGAAAAAGGAGTTCTTTTCTCAGGGGATCTCTATCTGGCAGACCACATTAAATTTTTCAGATCAGATGAGAACATGGGAATTCAGATCGAATCATTGAAAAAATTGACACATCTGGACTTTAACACGCTGCTTTGCGGCCACAACCCCAGGCAGAAAAACGGCAGAAAACATATTCAATCCAAACTTGAATTCATGGAAAATCTTTATGGTAATATTGTTTATCTCTGGAAGAAAGGTCTTCCTGAAAAGCAGATTTTCAATGACCTGAAGCTCAAAGAAGCCTGGTTTACAAAATATTTCTGTTTTGGCAATGTGAGCATGATGAACGGGGTAAGATCAGCTATCCGCCATTATGAGAGTCAGAATTAA
- a CDS encoding BrnT family toxin, with product MFIVKANQPFHNEQRYITIGMDAFGRILVVIYTWLGDNIRIISARKTVRSEVKQYESGI from the coding sequence ATGTTTATCGTTAAAGCGAACCAGCCCTTTCACAATGAACAGCGTTATATCACCATAGGAATGGATGCGTTTGGTCGCATTTTAGTGGTGATCTACACATGGCTTGGCGATAATATTCGCATTATTTCAGCACGAAAAACCGTGCGTAGTGAGGTGAAGCAATATGAAAGCGGAATATGA